A region from the Drosophila ananassae strain 14024-0371.13 chromosome 2L, ASM1763931v2, whole genome shotgun sequence genome encodes:
- the LOC6499184 gene encoding uncharacterized protein LOC6499184 — MLLVKTLEYLFYLALFAFMCKYSQAASVQSTESPISPTGTLKKPQKADSILNGCEASSFSWMCLKIEFVKIMEKLAEQEELNVLPGVSVVKDENATELKASELMAEVARSYPSDPSTRLNGYIVAKLENILKTRFLRFRLLDDQSLVEGRKHKFGKKGGLEALVAAGVMMKGVLMAMGFGAIALMAGKALMTALMALTLSGVLGLKSLAGGGGKSTTYEIVAKPIYTSSHSHSVTHEDGHGHSAHFAGGGGGGTASGYGYGGYARSLKVDQAANQIQ, encoded by the exons ATGTTGTTGGTCAAGACCctggaatatttattttacctGGCCCTGTTTGCCTTTATGTGCAAATACTCCCAGGCTGCGAGTGTTCAGTCCACGGAATCACCAATAAGTCCCACTGGAACTCTAAAGAAACCCCAAAAAGCGGATAGTATTCTCAACGGCTGTGAGGCATCATCGTTTAGCTGGATGTGTCTCAAGATCGAATTTGTCAAAATCATGGAAAAGCTAGCCGAGCAAGAGGAACTGAATGTCCTGCCAGGCGTCAGTGTGGTGAAGGATGAAAATGCCACAGAACTTAAGGCATCAGAGCTTATGGCAG aagTAGCTCGAAGCTATCCTAGTGATCCCAGCACTCGATTGAACGGCTATATTGTGGCCAAGTTGGAGAATATCCTGAAGACGCGTTTCCTGCGCTTTCGCCTTTTGGATGACCAGTCTTTGGTAGAGGGCCGAAAGCATAAATTTGGGAAGAAAGGTGGCCTAGAGGCTCTCGTGGCCGCAGGCGTCATGATGAAAGGCGTGTTGATGGCGATGGGCTTCGGTGCAATCGCCCTGATGGCCGGCAAGGCTCTGATGACAGCTCTTATGGCCTTGACCCTCTCAGGAGTCTTGGGTCTGAAGAGTTTGGCCGGTGGTGGCGGAAAGTCCACCACCTACGAGATAGTGGCAAAGCCCATTTATACTTCCAGTCACTCGCATTCTGTGACCCACGAAGACGGCCACGGTCACTCCGCCCACTTCgctggaggaggcggcggAGGCACTGCCAGTGGTTACGGTTACGGTGGTTACGCTAGGTCCCTGAAAGTGGATCAGGCTGCCAACCAAATCCAGTAA
- the LOC123257262 gene encoding uncharacterized protein LOC123257262 produces MNGLSSKLFGCHIYFALTIALLMSLAWTLPVENKETTVTFQDETTNTEEFIEGVPVIEESSNHGQLRFPPFNNNESGGFFERFGEKFRNKWNPSSTTTTTTTTTTTRAPAGK; encoded by the coding sequence ATGAACGGCTTGAGCAGCAAACTCTTCGGGTGTCACATTTATTTCGCCCTCACCATCGCCCTTTTGATGTCCTTAGCCTGGACACTTCCTGTCGAAAATAAGGAGACGACTGTGACTTTTCAGGATGAAACCACAAACACTGAGGAATTTATTGAAGGTGTTCCAGTAATAGAAGAGTCCTCGAACCACGGTCAGCTACGATTCCCTCCTTTCAACAATAATGAATCCGGAGGATTTTTCGAAAGATTTGGTGAAAAATTTAGAAACAAATGGAATCCATCCTCGACTACTACAACTACCACTACTACAACCACTACCAGGGCTCCGGCTGGTAAATGA
- the LOC6499183 gene encoding uncharacterized protein LOC6499183: MCAKFVCVVLLASLVCGALALPSQDSSERDLVNMLNRLDTEDSVPLFGGLRIDRSETGRSFGAGNAVESFEDRAERYLETHELNLSFSGDEQEENSENEYTGRAMEESRSKRMKKMLLPLLLALKLKKAVVVKVLFTIIKFISLKALAISFLALILAGATFFKDLLAKKKEHITTAYITGSPLNADIVHSDWSRNGQAGAADLAYNHYGLAQPF, from the exons aTGTGCGCGAAATTCGTATGTGTTGTGCTGCTGGCCAGCCTTGTGTGCGGTGCTTTGGCCCTGCCCTCGCAGGACTCTAGTGAGCGGGACCTGGTCAACATGCTCAACCGCCTGGATACCGAGGACTCAGTTCCTCTCTTCGGTGGACTGCGCATCGACCGATCCGAGACAGGCCGCAGCTTCGGAGCTGGCAACGCCGTCGAGTCCTTCGAGGATCGTGCCGAACGCTACCTGGAGACCCACGAGCTGAACCTCTCCTTCTCTGGCGATGAGCAGGAAGAAAACTCTGAGAACGAGTACACCGGACGTGCCATGGAGG AGTCTCGCAGCAAGCGCATGAAGAAGATGCTCCTGCCCCTCCTGCTGGCCCTGAAGCTGAAGAAGGCCGTTGTCGTCAAGGTCCTGTTCACCATCATCAAGTTCATCTCCCTGAAGGCTCTGGCCATCTCCTTCCTCGCCCTCATCCTGGCTG gtGCCACTTTCTTCAAGGATCTGCTAGCCAAGAAGAAGGAACACATCACCACTGCCTACATCACTGGCAGCCCCCTGAACGCTGACATCGTGCACTCCGACTGGAGCCGCAACGGTCAGGCTGGCGCCGCCGATCTGGCCTACAACCATTACGGCCTGGCCCAGCCCTTCTAA